The Streptococcus sp. S5 genome contains a region encoding:
- the ilvD gene encoding dihydroxy-acid dehydratase: protein MTELDKRHRSSVYDSMVKSPNRAMLRATGMTDESFEKPIVGVISTWAENTPCNIHLHDFGKLAKEGVKDAGAWPVQFGTITVADGIAMGTPGMRFSLTSRDIIADSIEAAMGGHNVDAFVAIGGCDKNMPGSMIAIANMDIPAIFAYGGTIAPGNLNGKDIDLVSVFEGIGKWNHGDMTAEEVKDLECNACPGPGGCGGMYTANTMATAIEVLGMSLPGSSSHPAESADKKADIEEAGRAVVKMLEMGLKPSDILTREAFEDAITVTMALGGSTNATLHLLAIAHAANVDLTLEDFNDFQERVPHLADLKPSGKYVFQDLYNVGGVPAVMKYLLKNGFLHGDRITCTGKTVAENLEAFADLTPGQKVIMPLENPKRADGPLIILKGNLAPEGAVAKVSGVKVRNITGPAKVFDSEEAAIEAVLSDEIVDGDVVVVRFVGPKGGPGMPEMLSLSSMIVGKGQGDKVALLTDGRFSGGTYGLVVGHIAPEAQVGGPIAYLHTGDMVTVDQDTKEITMHVSDEELAKRKAETTLPPLYSRGVLGKYAHIVSSASRGAVTDFWNMEQSGKQ, encoded by the coding sequence ATGACAGAATTAGACAAACGCCATCGTAGTAGTGTCTACGATAGCATGGTAAAATCTCCCAACCGTGCCATGCTTCGCGCGACGGGAATGACCGATGAGAGTTTTGAGAAACCGATTGTTGGAGTGATTTCGACATGGGCGGAAAATACCCCTTGTAACATCCACCTTCACGATTTTGGAAAACTGGCCAAAGAAGGTGTGAAAGATGCAGGTGCTTGGCCGGTTCAATTTGGGACCATTACGGTTGCCGATGGGATCGCTATGGGAACGCCTGGGATGCGCTTCTCCTTGACGTCACGTGATATCATTGCGGATTCTATCGAAGCGGCTATGGGGGGTCACAACGTGGATGCCTTTGTAGCTATCGGAGGCTGTGATAAGAACATGCCTGGTTCCATGATTGCCATTGCCAATATGGATATCCCAGCGATCTTTGCCTATGGTGGTACCATTGCACCGGGTAATCTGAATGGCAAGGATATCGACTTGGTTTCTGTTTTCGAAGGGATCGGGAAGTGGAATCACGGTGATATGACCGCTGAAGAAGTGAAAGATCTTGAGTGTAATGCCTGCCCTGGCCCTGGTGGCTGTGGTGGTATGTATACGGCCAATACCATGGCGACAGCGATCGAGGTCCTTGGTATGAGCTTACCAGGTTCCTCTTCTCACCCTGCTGAATCAGCGGATAAGAAGGCCGATATCGAAGAAGCGGGTCGTGCTGTTGTCAAGATGCTGGAAATGGGTCTCAAACCATCAGATATCTTGACCCGTGAAGCCTTTGAAGATGCGATTACAGTGACCATGGCGCTCGGTGGTTCTACCAATGCGACCCTTCACTTGCTTGCGATCGCTCATGCGGCTAATGTGGACTTGACCCTTGAAGATTTCAACGATTTCCAAGAGCGCGTGCCTCACTTGGCGGACTTGAAACCTTCAGGAAAATATGTCTTCCAAGACCTTTATAATGTTGGTGGTGTGCCAGCCGTCATGAAATACCTTCTTAAGAATGGTTTTCTTCACGGGGATCGCATCACCTGTACTGGTAAAACGGTGGCTGAAAACTTAGAAGCCTTCGCTGATTTGACACCAGGTCAAAAAGTCATCATGCCACTTGAAAATCCAAAACGTGCCGATGGTCCATTGATCATCTTGAAAGGGAACTTGGCTCCAGAAGGGGCAGTTGCCAAAGTATCAGGTGTGAAAGTTCGTAACATCACTGGTCCTGCTAAGGTTTTTGACTCAGAAGAAGCTGCCATTGAAGCCGTTCTTTCGGATGAAATCGTGGATGGCGACGTTGTTGTTGTTCGTTTTGTAGGTCCTAAGGGTGGTCCTGGTATGCCGGAAATGCTGTCCTTGTCATCTATGATCGTTGGGAAAGGCCAAGGAGACAAGGTGGCCCTCTTGACAGACGGCCGCTTCTCAGGTGGGACTTATGGTCTCGTTGTCGGTCACATCGCGCCTGAAGCTCAGGTCGGTGGCCCAATCGCCTACCTCCACACAGGGGACATGGTAACAGTTGATCAAGATACCAAAGAAATCACCATGCACGTTTCAGACGAAGAGTTGGCAAAACGGAAGGCTGAAACAACCTTGCCACCACTGTATAGCCGTGGGGTTTTGGGTAAATACGCCCACATCGTTTCTTCAGCATCACGTGGTGCTGTAACCGACTTCTGGAATATGGAACAGTCTGGTAAACAGTAA
- the rpmF gene encoding 50S ribosomal protein L32 → MAVPARRTSKAKKNKRRTHYKVTAPSVNFDEATGDYSRSHRVSLKGYYKGRKIAKAASAE, encoded by the coding sequence ATGGCAGTACCTGCACGTCGCACATCAAAAGCGAAGAAAAACAAACGTCGTACGCACTACAAAGTAACAGCTCCATCTGTAAACTTTGACGAAGCAACTGGAGATTACTCACGTTCACACCGTGTATCACTTAAAGGATACTACAAAGGACGTAAGATCGCTAAAGCTGCATCAGCTGAATAA